In Halanaerobium praevalens DSM 2228, the DNA window TTTTGCAAACTAATTGTTATCAGGCAGAAAAAAATTATATTTTTAAACCTTGGAAAGATATTATGCAGCAGCTAAAAGAGGAAATTGATTTTGAGCAAATTAAGCTTTCACCACTCTGGAAAAAAGTTATCTTTTTTTTATTTCCCTCTTTTTTACCAGATGAAGAAATTTCTTTTGCTAAGATGGTTAATTTTGATTCTATCAAGTATCAATCTGTAATTGAAGCCCTACTTTTTGTTTTATCTAAGGCTGCTGAGGCTAAAAAGATAATTATTGTTTTTGAAGATTTGCACTGGTGTGATAAAAAAAGTTTATTATTATTAAGAAATTTAATTAGAGAAAATCAAAATAATAATATATTAATTTTAGCAACTTCTCGGAATCAGTGTTGGCAAAGAATAGAAAATATTTTTGCTGATTTAAAAGAAGCTAAATTATTGAAAAATATTGAACTAAAGCGCTTAACTCTTCCAGAAGTTAAGAAATTTTCTCGAAAATTTTTACCGAATTATAATTTTACAGAAGAATTATTTACTAAAATACATAAAGAGACTGAAGGTAATTTATTTTTTCTAGTTGAATTGCTAAATTTATTGATGCAAAAAAAAGATAGTCAAGCTTTGACTGAAATGTTAACTGCTAAAAGCAAAAATATTTTGAGCAGCCGTTTTTTTTCAGTCTCAAAAGAGGCACAAAAGATTTTAATAATAGCTTCAATTTGTTTTGATAAATTTAGTTATGAGTTATTGGCAGCTGTGAGTGGAAAAAAAGAGCTGCAATTAATAGCAATTTTTGAAGAATTACAGTCTTTTAATTTAATTAATGAAGTTGAAGTTAGAAATAATAATCGAATTTTTTATCAATTTACTCACAGTAAATTACGTGAATTTATATATAATAAGCAGTCTAAATTCAAAGTAAAAATACTACATAAGAGAATAGCTCAGTTTATTGAAAATGATTTAGCAAAACAAAGAACTCAAAGAAAACAGTATTCAAAGCTTATTTATCATTACTCACGCTCTGGAGATAAACTTAAATATTTGTTTTATTTAATTAAAGAAGCAGAAAATTATATGTATTATACACATGAGATATTTCCCATTACAAATGATCAAAAATTAGCGCGCGATAATGTACTTGATCTTAATCAAGAAAAATCTCAGAATTATTTGGTTAAAATAGAGTCTTTATTTACAGAAATTAAAAATTCGCCCGAATCGAATTTAAAAGATATGGAAGCTAAATATTTAAATATTAAAGCTCATTTTTTAATCGGAAAGGGAAAATATAGTCAGGCTATTTTGACTTTAAAATTAATGTTAAAAAACGCCAACTCTATAAATAATACTAAAATAAAGTTAAATGCTTATGAACAGCTGGCAGCTTTAGGGATTCAACTAGAAGATCTTAGTTTAATTAAAGAAAATGCAAAGAAAATGAATAAATGTGCTGATATTTTAGCTTTAAAAACTAAAAAGGGGATTGCGTTTAGATTTTTAGGGATCTTTAATTTATATAATAAAAATTATAAGAAAGCAAATAAATATTTTAATAAGTCTTTAGATCTTTTTAGAAATGCCGAGACAATAACTAAAAAATATACTTTAGGTATAGCCTCAGCTTATAATTATTTGGGTGAAGTTGAGCGTTATCAGGGGAAACTTGAAAAAGCAAATCAATATTATAAATACAGTATCAATTTATGTGAGCAAAAAAATATTCTTAGTGGTTTAGGAATATTTTATATTAATTCAGCTCAAGTATATTATGAGCAAAGTCAGTTTAAGCTAGCTGAAAAACAGTTTAAAAAATCTCTAGCTATTTATAATGAGCTGTCTACAGTTTGGGGATATTCGAGTATTAGCTATAGTTATCTGTCTCTGATTTATCTAAACAAAGGTCAATATTTTAAAGCTTATAATTATTTAGACAAAGCAAGTTCAATGTTGGCTAGATTTTATAAAAGATATTGGTCTGGGATTTTTTTGAGAGCTGAAGCTGAGATTTCAAAAAAAATGAAGGTCAATAAAGAAATAAAAGATGTTTTTTCAAATAAATTGTCTCTTAATTATCAAGAATATGCAGTCAAAGCAGTTTCTATTTTTAAAGATATTGGTACAAATTATGAGCTTAGCACAGTTAAAAATTTAATCAACAATTAAGCTCTAAATCAGAAAAGTTGATAGTAACTAAGATAATAATTTGCAGCAAAAAAATAAACAATATGGAGGCCCAAAAATGAAAGAATTAATTATTGATGGTAGTAAATTAACACTAAAGGATATTGTTGAAGTTGCTAGAAAATCTAGAACTGTTAAATTAGCTGAAAAGGCAAAAGAGAAAATTAATAAATCACGAGAGATAGTTGA includes these proteins:
- a CDS encoding BTAD domain-containing putative transcriptional regulator, whose amino-acid sequence is MGRPLVKNQADEEIKFPYQKVEALFYYLLVKKKASRNKLATLLWGEMPENKAKKNLRNALYQLKKSVGQDIISTPDRFIVKIAATEFLSLDLAKFLEKKPQAALKLYQGSFLKGFLLKNASEFNNWLLEQRNYYEQLYINHLKTEIGSCQKENKVEKAVSYLKTLIKTDTFNEKAYRELMQLYAQTDNSAKAIEVFKKLETELKKELGITPDQKTMALLQKIRDKISSELENNKQKHNFIFRKKESEKIITKLNQFIKTEKSYSFLISGEAGIGKTALIEQVIAAADLDNTLLLQTNCYQAEKNYIFKPWKDIMQQLKEEIDFEQIKLSPLWKKVIFFLFPSFLPDEEISFAKMVNFDSIKYQSVIEALLFVLSKAAEAKKIIIVFEDLHWCDKKSLLLLRNLIRENQNNNILILATSRNQCWQRIENIFADLKEAKLLKNIELKRLTLPEVKKFSRKFLPNYNFTEELFTKIHKETEGNLFFLVELLNLLMQKKDSQALTEMLTAKSKNILSSRFFSVSKEAQKILIIASICFDKFSYELLAAVSGKKELQLIAIFEELQSFNLINEVEVRNNNRIFYQFTHSKLREFIYNKQSKFKVKILHKRIAQFIENDLAKQRTQRKQYSKLIYHYSRSGDKLKYLFYLIKEAENYMYYTHEIFPITNDQKLARDNVLDLNQEKSQNYLVKIESLFTEIKNSPESNLKDMEAKYLNIKAHFLIGKGKYSQAILTLKLMLKNANSINNTKIKLNAYEQLAALGIQLEDLSLIKENAKKMNKCADILALKTKKGIAFRFLGIFNLYNKNYKKANKYFNKSLDLFRNAETITKKYTLGIASAYNYLGEVERYQGKLEKANQYYKYSINLCEQKNILSGLGIFYINSAQVYYEQSQFKLAEKQFKKSLAIYNELSTVWGYSSISYSYLSLIYLNKGQYFKAYNYLDKASSMLARFYKRYWSGIFLRAEAEISKKMKVNKEIKDVFSNKLSLNYQEYAVKAVSIFKDIGTNYELSTVKNLINN